In Mixophyes fleayi isolate aMixFle1 chromosome 11, aMixFle1.hap1, whole genome shotgun sequence, one DNA window encodes the following:
- the LOC142107023 gene encoding tumor protein p73-like, with the protein MEDLGALKIPEHYKAVIWRGIQELNKSHDYGAQQLIRSSSNASTISIGSSGELQRQRVMEAVHFRVRHTITIPNRSGADDWADFGFDLPDCKSRKQSIKEEFAESDIN; encoded by the coding sequence GATCTCGGAGCGCTGAAGATTCCGGAGCACTACAAAGCCGTGATCTGGAGAGGAATCCAAGAGCTGAACAAAAGCCACGACTACGGCGCCCAGCAGCTCATCCGCTCCAGCAGTAACGCCTCCACCATTTCCATTGGCAGCTCCGGTGAGCTCCAGCGCCAGCGCGTTATGGAGGCTGTACATTTCCGCGTGCGGCACACCATCACCATTCCCAACCGTAGCGGAGCCGACGACTGGGCAGACTTTGGTTTTGATTTACCTGACTGCAAGTCGCGCAAACAATCCATAAAGGAAGAGTTTGCGGAATCCGATATCAACTAA